The genomic interval taacaatCTAGACTAATTAGGGAATGCACATAAATATTGACTTGACACTTAATGATTAAGTATCCACggaagttttaaaaatataacttagatattattactataaaaaattaaactaagatATTTATTTGTAACTGAGAGTTAAACTTTCTTATTTGACTACAAATTACTCTTTAATTAAACTAaacatacatattttaattacCAATTTTCAACTTTATAAGTGGCTAACATTTTCTAAATGTTATACATTGTGAGGAATTGAAACAAAGCTTATGAATTCCTTGGAATGTAATTTTTCTATatgtattattaaatataaaaccaTAATGTGTAATGTTTAGGTGGCGTttgataacacttttttaattaattttctgtttttaaaattgaaaaaatgaaaatatttttcaaaaacatgttctataaaattatttttactttttaattttttaattgagaatcaaaattttaaaaacaaaaaaaaatcactttaaatattttttttaacagtttttttttccttaatcaATATTTAGGACTTCAATCAGACTCAGACCCAAATCCCCCCACAGCCCTGGCGCTGAACTCAACTTCTGACCTGAACCCGAATTCGaccctggacctagacccgacgtaaacaaaaatcaaaaaatgaaaataataatgaactttacagaacacacttttgttttctgtttttaaaattgaaaaacaaaagtggttacagaacgcatttttgtttttcaaaaacaaaaaatttactttcattttgtgattaaaaatttagaaaacaaaagtgttactaaACGGTACCTTAGTATCCAAAACTTAACTTTTATAAGTTACTTGTTGTGTAAgtcttatgatttttttttaatataatttttcaaatacaTGATCTagatctttttattttattgttcacaATTTAAGTAAGTCGACgtttacttaaaaatataattgttaTTTTTGAGGCTTCCTCAAtaccaaattatattatttttaaaagctaTTAGGCCTATTTTGTttacatttatataattatactttttttttaaaatatatatatttatatttagtaCCCAAAAAAgtcttctttgtttttttttccttaagaaCAATTATTCATCTGAACTAGAGAGAGTtcatatttttaaacaaaatgaaaaatggCAAACAATAAATGTAGTTCAACTAAAAAAATGAAGCAAATGGAAATATGAGTAAGAAACACATGTGTTTAATATTTGgaatttacattttaaaaaaataaaaatatttttgatatttaatgtttgaattaattaattgtgaGTTTACAGTATTCAAGATTGTTTAGGATTCTTCAACCAAAAAAGTAGGTCAGAAAACAATATGTCATTTCAAGGtggtcttcttcttcaagcttgaaACTTTAAATCAATAGTTTTTAATTAATGCCTAGTTTAAGTAATTTCCAagtcatttttcttttcttgttgGGAAGAAAGTTTTAAGGCTTGCccttatttcatttaataaataagTTGAAGCCTATAATCTAAATTTTGTGTAGATCTAACCATTGGAAAGAACTAAGGCAAGGTGCCAAAGTATAACTACTACTTTATATACaatgaataattaatatatttggtTAATTAAGACAAGACTTTGAAGAtgttaaacatatatattttcatttaatatattatatttaaattaaattaatattgttTTGAGTTGAGGATTATTGGGTATGTATAAAAGATTGtgcataaaaaataacaaaaataagaaacaaacaaacaaacgtGGACCAAATGAAAAAGACAAAACGTGGCTGCAGAAGCACATACATAAACATACTTGCTTATAGATCTCCACAACTACTAAACGACAATTAGGTAAAGACAAAGAGGAAACGACAATCAAAACTATGGCCTCCTTTTACTTCTATGTATTTGCACAAAAAGGGCCTAATATATTCTATATTTGCACTAAAATTTGAACAAAAAATTAATGAGCCGATCAAACGGCAAAATATATATTCGGCAGAGAATGGAATGGAAATGACAATTACGATTACAATGTTTAGTTAggccttttaatttttataattctttTATATTGTAATGAGTATTACACCACTTGCATGAATTCTCATTACATGAGTAACTCATGAATCAGGATTACAATTATCAATATATTACAAAAAGACTTTTTTACCCTTCTCTCTCTTACCTCTTTATCAAATGTAGTTGACAATTCCGAGAGATCATAATGAATCAGCTTGTGGGTGGCGGCAAAAAAGCTACACTTCTTTGACCCTCTCACTGGAGAAGCTGCGACCTGTCTTTTAGCTATGGAGACGGTGGTCTCATTGCATCATCCTTTTATTTTGGTGGAGAGTGATTCAGAGATTGTTATCAAGAATCTAAAAATGGATGACTCTATTTGGGGGATTGAGAACTATGTGCGTCATTGCAAGCTCCTTTCTACGTTTATGactatttgtaattttttttgtatagctAGAAACTGTAACTACACGGCCCATAATGTGGCCAAATGGACATTTGCCAACAATGTTACGGACATGGTAGAGATATCTACTATATCTGTTAATATCTTTTATAACGACCATGAGGTCTaacttcaattttatttataaacgcatttttcaaaaaaaaaaatgtagttgacaataaataaaatgaagatATTTTGgtcaatatattaattatttaattttatctttacactgaaccaaataaaaaaaattgattactaTTAATATATTGACAAACATGGTAATAGTAATCTCATTAATATTACTATTACATTCCATTACTATTCCTATTACCATTACAATTATATTCCAGTAAACCAAACACCACCTAAATTTAGAGCACTTTACATCAATCCAATCTCAAAAGAAAACTAATTTCACCCAAAAGAACATTCCATGaaggaaaaacaaaaatacaatccaaataaaataaggACAAAATCTAcataaaataacagaaaaatcAAATctataaaacataaataaaattaccaaaataaggCAAAGAGCAATTTATGGCAATAGAGGAACCCAAGTACTCCATTATCCACTAGATATGAATGGAAGGCACTTTGGCACTTCACCTTCTACCTCACACAAGTTCTCACTTAAATTTTGAGATTAGTTTAAAGTAATGTCGAAAGTTAGGCacaaaaaaatgtaaaagtttTACATTAAGAGAATGTGAAATTagaatctatatttttttttgacattgGTTGAGAAATTCAAACTTTagacttaaaaaaaaatgtgaatttCTTAAACTATAATTAAGAGAGACATCTAAGTTTGGACAGAGGATGATCAGACAATATGCTTGATATTAGGTAGGCATTATGTCACATGCTtggggatttattttattattcaactCATTTAACAGCACAATTCATAATtcttaaattagaaattaataaaattaatattgtatttaatacttttaaatatgcatatttacaaatataaagtaaaataactttaacTTTTGTTTGAAATACCAAGTAAAAGTACTATGGTAAGACCAATCATGTGATggtcattatttatttatttattaaaaataaaaaataaaagaaattgtgATTAAGAAAGTTGTACAAAATTTGGGATAGTCAATTTTAAAGTTAAGCCACCAAACATTATTAGCagtaatttttatttaagcACAGTTGACTAGAGCTTGAACACTACATATTTGACAACtatttaagattaatttaaGTGATCATAAGAGGCGTAAAAGAGTATGTGTGTGGAAGGTTATGATATAAGcgctttaataataaaaaaaaacattaacattcctaaaacacaataaaaaatcaacaaaatcaAATTCAAAACTAACATGTCAGAATAATAACCTTCAATAATAATTCATTTGTACATTGTGGATTAATCATGGTAAATTGTCAttataaatttgattttttttttattatttatagaaCAAGGTTATTTgtctttataatttatttattagaaataaatACATTACTATTAATGCTATTGATTCTAACTGTGATCACTAAtaaatcatatttattttttattttgattagtcAGTGTGATTActaattatatatttcaactatatatatatatcattttgcgcaccataaatgatataaatataatgtttaTGAATATAAAGAGAGACTTAAGGTTctctaattattaaaaaaaaaaaaacaaaataaaattagtagCTTTGGAAATCACCatacattataaaaaaaaactttgaaaatatataatacatttttttttcatagaaaTTTGAGATTAAATATCTATTttgaaaagaaagagaaagatcaTCGACCGACATTGCTTCAAAGGACCTCGttgagataaaaaataaaaataaaaatgagaagaTAATTGGATACAAGGGCTTCTCTCTCTATTATTCTATAAAatcattcacacacacaagtgGTCCATCCATGGAGGACAACAAAACCCTAATaagatgtatatatacatagcAGACAATTATGACTCAACCTCCAATATATATATCACTCTGACTTTTGCCATAAATACTTTCTCATCTAACAAATATCTTTCTTAAAATCGAAGACGAAACTGCAATAAATtccatcaataataataaaataataattatatttttttaagtataataataagatttttctttgaaaagaaaaaagaaaaaaagaaaaaagtatatagatatttttttttttgaaaagtgaTATGAATTACACTATGACAATCTTCGACGCAGAGAAATTttcaattaacaaattaattgtCCAGTCCAGTGACGAAGCCAGAAATTTAGTTGAGTGAgggcttgaataaatattaagtcaaaactaataaaaataatgataaatgtatctttcaaatttttatcttcaacaaaataaaataatactgttgacaaaaataaaataaaatattgtcaatggtattattttatttttaataaagtattatttttttattatttgtattggacTACTTTTAAAATGGGCTTGATTAGAATAAGAGTAGGCTCATGAATCATGATTAAAATATTGAGTGAGGGCTTTTGTGAATTGGACTTTAATAAATTGAGCAaagtgaattaatatatgtatatatctacatataaaaaatttgatgtatatatttgagtgagggctttaGCCCACACATGGGCTAAAGTCCCTCCGTCCCTGGTCCAGTCAAAGATATACAAATTCAAAATATGAGTTACAACAAACAAAGCGACTTATATAAGACCAAGTTATCTCAGAAATTTAGACAGACTACCTTCAAGAGGCATCTAAAAAAACAACATATTGTACGAAAACTACCTACAAAATAAATAGATATAGAAAGTGGATTAGCACACTATACAACGAAACGATAATattgtaaattttaaattaaggataaaactcaattattattttaagaaaaaattactTATCTTTGAAGTTTTTTTCCTCAACATGTCACTACTATATCGAAACTAATTTGTTATGTCCAACTATTAGAGCTAAGTCATCTAAGGCAGAAATATACTAGACAATTAAACATGCACCGTACATTAAATTtgggaaattaattaaatttacaaaTCAAATCccatctaaaattaattattttgtcaaaaatatatttaattaaaaatgctAAGAGATACAAACGGTgccttaaatatattatattgttattggtataataaaaatattaaacttataCACTAATGGTGACCAACACCTTCTATAGGCAGTGCTCTACAATTAGTTAAATATATtccaaaaagttattttttaaagttatatgagactcaatacttaattatatcaataaCATTGAGGATGATACTAGACACCAATAAtacttttttagtatttttcttatataatttaaagtaataaattttataaaatatcattaattaatcCTAAAAGGTTATTTTTAAGTGATGTTAGATAGTATTGTATTATAGACTGCTATTGTTAAATAGTACTGTACTCAATTATGAGTGTAATACATTGTATagttgaatatttttattttaagtatccAATGAGCCATATTTGACTTATAAGACAATACTTAAGAGATCTAGTCTCTCAAATAATGGTGAACAAGCCACCTCTTGGTACTGCATAAAAACAGGTTCTTGTGTGTAAGGTATAGTTGACatcttttataataaatttattactataaattatttatttttattttaaatattttgatttttaagtgAATAGATCCATTCACGCAACTATATAGTTGGCAATTGATTAATATTTAGGCTTGATAAGATGTCATTGTCTTCCAATTAGAGTTGATTGTTACATTAATCAAACAAGATAATTAAATCTTCTTGTTATTATCTTCAATAGGTCTTGGCCATGAtttttgatcaaatgaaaaCATTATGATAATTACAAAGAGATTTAAAGTTATTTACAAAATTACCAACATATTCATCCACCTTCACCTCCTTTGCCTctacaacatttttttttttgccacaatgaaaataataaaccCAATAGAAAAAAGAACCATAAAAAATGTAAGGCAGAGTAGTTGAAACTTGTTTACATATTTAGTTCACCAAGTTCACAACAAAAACATATCCAAGTGGCTAtgtcttctattttttttaagctAAAGGAACAAATAGCCCCTAAAAAAATCACAGGGGAGTCTCTCTGTTTCTTCCTTTTAGctcttttttctttccttcataaAAAGTCAAGCCACCACCACCAAAAGTCTTGGTCCAAGTCATCACAAGGCAAGAGTAgaacaaagaaaagaaagacCTCAAGTGATTGTGGACCTTCATCATTCATGGGTAATTTTTCCCctttctttttactttttacaTGTAAAATTATATCTTACTAATTTTGATTAACTAGAAAGAACCCTTTAAagccttctcttttctttttttttttcttttttctcatcATGAACTCCTTCCAATGTCTTTGCCACTATATTCTCCACCTCCAAACGAAGCTGCCGCGGTGGCTACATCTAAACCGCCGCCAATTGAAGTAATCAATGCTGATAAACCGCCATTTTGGGTACCCCCGGCAGCCATTCCAAGTCCTAGAAAATCAAGTGTTGTTTGCTTAGGACCAAACATTGAAGGAGTTCCCATCATTAGTTCCTTCAAACCCGAATTTCCATCACAAGGAAGACCAAGACCAAGTCCGGGAACCGAATTACTATCTTGTTCCACTTGCCTCTGAGGCCATTGCAAATTCTCTTGATGCCCGGATGATGATGAAGACGATACGATCCCTAAACCCCGAAGCAATGAGGCATTTGTTGCTGCAGCGCCCATTTGAGCAGCTTTCTGAAGGAGTGCAGTGGCAGACATAGCAGGCTGTGGTGGTGGTGCATACTGCCTGCGCTCTTGCCCGGCTGTACCAAATATGGAAGATCCGTGGCTCGTTGAGAGTCCAAGAGAAATCGGTAATTCCATGGAGGAAGTTGGTGCGAGATCAGCAGGGCAATCCGGGCGCCCCATGCCACGGATTAGATCAGTAAATCCATGAGATTGAGTAGTAGCTTGTAAGCTCGCTGAAGTAGTTGAGGAAGCGAATAAACTTGCGAATACACTACTACTTGTACTGCCATTGCTGCTTGAACTAGTGGCGCTACTACTCGAGCTCCCATTTAAGCCTGTTCCGGCAGATGGGGCGGTGGCTGTGGCGGTGGCTTCTTCCAAAGTGCGTGGTGGAGGATTTTCCGGCAACTCTGCTGTTAGTACAAAACCAAGAAAAAGTGTTAAAACTAAAAGGGTCTTACTAAAACACTCAAAAACGATAGAAAGTTTAAGACTTCACTTTTATGAGagcttttattttttgaagCAAAAGGAGGAGAACCAATAATGGTTTCCTTTCCTTTCTCTCTAAATGAACTTCACTTCTTTACAGAGATCACAAAACTGAATCCCACGGTTTCAGTAaaaagtttgttttttttacttatgtaattattattagttttcttAAAACATACAAAAAAATCCCAGATTAGTAGCCAAACAATAATAGTAACTATATATCTATGTTCAATAAAAGATCAGTAACAGACAAAAACAACAACACTCCAAAGCCGGAGAAACAAATAAAGAGAGAGACAAAATAGCATATTTATATTTTAGACAAAAAAAGAtgataatactaaaaataaacacataagcaACTGAAAAGAttgaaccaaaaaaaataaaaatccaaactTTGGGTCATAATCACTCACTTGGTGTTTGAATTGGCCTAGTGGAAGATGGTATTACACCAGTTGACTGAGGAGGACCAGATGGGACAGAAGCCGAAGCTTGAGCCGCCGATGGTGCTG from Cannabis sativa cultivar Pink pepper isolate KNU-18-1 chromosome 4, ASM2916894v1, whole genome shotgun sequence carries:
- the LOC115714410 gene encoding zinc finger protein ENHYDROUS, with protein sequence MATELENSSTVSGEASVSSSGNHTVVPPPAPPKSTAKKKRNLPGMPDPDAEVIALSPKTLMATNRFICEICNKGFQRDQNLQLHRRGHNLPWKLRQRTSKEVKKRVYVCPEASCVHHDPSRALGDLTGIKKHFCRKHGEKKWKCDKCSKKYAVQSDWKAHSKICGTREYKCDCGTLFSRRDSFITHRAFCDALAEESAKTHTPAPAQAPAPAPAPAQAAKAPQKKDQTQLAENMNMESESKAQLVKSSPPPAPAPAPALAPAPAPSAAQASASVPSGPPQSTGVIPSSTRPIQTPTELPENPPPRTLEEATATATAPSAGTGLNGSSSSSATSSSSNGSTSSSVFASLFASSTTSASLQATTQSHGFTDLIRGMGRPDCPADLAPTSSMELPISLGLSTSHGSSIFGTAGQERRQYAPPPQPAMSATALLQKAAQMGAAATNASLLRGLGIVSSSSSSGHQENLQWPQRQVEQDSNSVPGLGLGLPCDGNSGLKELMMGTPSMFGPKQTTLDFLGLGMAAGGTQNGGLSALITSIGGGLDVATAAASFGGGEYSGKDIGRSS